A single window of Kitasatospora sp. HUAS MG31 DNA harbors:
- a CDS encoding amino acid adenylation domain-containing protein, with product MDKPNHSKSPGGAQSAVLRNDVGQYAIWPESLPVPDGWTAVSGPAPRSECLDVVRSRWHDLRPVGPSPHGRTVPELFRRQAARTPHAVAVLSEDGPLDYRALDRRSDRLAAGLRERDVGPESVVPVCLERTADMVAALLGVLKAGGAFMPLDPAHPASRLRNLVRSSGAATVISAHEQSWLFGPAAVTVEDCVALAGDRPPAREVLPEDLAYLIYTSGTTGVPKGVLVNHRALAFALSRVAEAYGLTPEDRVLQLGALGFDTSLEQILAPLISGSTLVLGGRHTWAPIELAYRIPELRLTVADLTPTYWHRFLEVLADGGRPPAALRLLIVGGDTVHAEDCRTSLRRLPGTRLLNAYGLTEAGITSTLCDLDEGLLHAPAHAPVPVGRPLLGAHVHVLDEKLGPVPPGRRGEVYIGGLGVARGYWGSPDLTAQVFLPDPYAGGPGGRMYRTGDAGRWRPDGNLELLGRTDEQVKVRGFRVDPAEVEAVLAEHPGVGQARVLAVDEDGGTRSLTAYYTRTGQETGDIREFLAERLPDYLVPASFVAVEQMPVTPAGKVDRQSLVKAGPPAGRGGNGGTATEHGLAYLWAQLLGVDEVGALDDFFELGGNSLLAMEMLARARIMFGLGIGLVRELTRALLRNPTLGAFTAMVQEARSGIANGSGVPERIDFTAEAELGVPVRRTAGATPAWERPREILLTGATGFCGAHLLENLLARTDARVHCLVRAPDREHGMERLRAAHQRYLRHDLSSQRVVPLVGDLAEPLLGLGRPRFEQLADSLDAIHHLGGQVNFLYPYRQLRAANVAGTREVIRLAGHSRGIPVHYLSSMAVMAGFGPAGIGEISEETPLGHPEHLSVGYVESKWVAEALLHNAASAGLPVAVYRVNDVTGDLVTGTTNTATELYAIIKYLADSGSCPDVQLPLDFVPADSFTRALAHLAVTAPADGRVYHLTNPSPALLPALADRLTARGRPVRRIPYQSWVEQLVAYASEHPEHPITPFVPLFVDRSAGTDLSISEMYFHPTFPRFTRINAERELRGTGIEFPPVDDGLLDFYLDRLESHGHLEQAA from the coding sequence GTGGACAAGCCGAATCACTCGAAATCGCCCGGCGGCGCGCAGAGCGCCGTTCTGCGGAACGATGTCGGTCAGTACGCGATCTGGCCGGAAAGCCTTCCGGTACCGGACGGCTGGACGGCCGTGTCCGGGCCCGCGCCCCGGTCCGAGTGCCTGGACGTGGTGCGCTCCCGCTGGCACGACCTGCGCCCCGTGGGGCCGTCCCCGCACGGCCGGACGGTCCCCGAGCTGTTCCGCCGCCAGGCCGCCCGGACCCCGCACGCGGTCGCGGTGCTGTCCGAGGACGGACCGCTCGACTACCGCGCCCTGGACCGGCGCAGCGACCGGCTGGCGGCGGGGCTGCGCGAACGGGACGTCGGTCCGGAGTCGGTCGTCCCGGTGTGCCTGGAGCGCACGGCGGACATGGTGGCCGCCCTGCTCGGGGTGCTGAAGGCCGGCGGCGCCTTCATGCCGCTGGATCCGGCCCATCCGGCCTCCCGGCTGCGGAACCTGGTCCGCAGCTCCGGGGCCGCCACCGTGATCAGCGCCCACGAGCAGTCCTGGCTGTTCGGGCCCGCCGCGGTGACGGTGGAGGACTGCGTGGCCCTCGCGGGCGACCGGCCGCCCGCCCGCGAGGTGCTCCCGGAGGACCTCGCCTACCTCATCTACACCTCCGGCACCACCGGAGTGCCCAAGGGCGTGCTGGTCAACCACCGCGCGCTGGCCTTCGCCCTCTCCCGGGTGGCCGAGGCGTACGGGCTGACCCCCGAGGACCGGGTGCTGCAGCTGGGCGCCCTGGGCTTCGACACCTCGCTGGAGCAGATCCTCGCGCCGCTGATCAGCGGCTCCACCCTGGTGCTCGGCGGCCGGCACACCTGGGCGCCGATCGAGCTGGCCTACCGGATCCCCGAACTGCGGCTCACCGTCGCCGACCTGACGCCGACCTACTGGCACCGCTTCCTGGAGGTGCTGGCCGACGGCGGCCGGCCCCCGGCCGCCCTGCGGCTGCTGATCGTCGGCGGCGACACCGTGCACGCCGAGGACTGCCGCACCAGCCTGCGCCGGCTGCCCGGCACCCGCCTGCTCAACGCCTACGGCCTCACCGAGGCCGGGATCACCTCCACCCTGTGCGACCTGGACGAGGGGCTGCTGCACGCCCCCGCACACGCGCCGGTCCCGGTGGGCCGTCCGCTGCTCGGCGCCCATGTCCACGTCCTGGACGAGAAGTTGGGCCCGGTGCCGCCGGGCCGCCGGGGCGAGGTGTACATCGGCGGCCTGGGCGTGGCCCGCGGCTACTGGGGCAGCCCCGACCTGACCGCCCAGGTCTTCCTGCCCGATCCGTACGCGGGCGGCCCCGGCGGGCGGATGTACCGCACCGGGGACGCCGGGCGGTGGCGGCCGGACGGCAACCTGGAGCTGCTGGGCCGCACCGACGAGCAGGTCAAGGTCCGCGGCTTCCGGGTCGACCCGGCCGAGGTGGAGGCCGTGCTGGCCGAGCACCCGGGGGTCGGCCAGGCCCGGGTGCTCGCGGTGGACGAGGACGGCGGCACCAGGTCGCTGACCGCGTACTACACCCGGACCGGCCAGGAGACCGGCGACATCCGCGAGTTCCTCGCCGAGCGGCTGCCCGACTACCTGGTGCCGGCCTCCTTCGTGGCGGTCGAGCAGATGCCGGTGACCCCGGCCGGCAAGGTGGACCGGCAGAGCCTGGTGAAGGCCGGTCCGCCCGCCGGGAGGGGCGGAAACGGCGGCACCGCCACCGAGCACGGCCTCGCCTACCTGTGGGCGCAGCTGCTCGGCGTGGACGAGGTCGGCGCCCTGGACGACTTCTTCGAACTCGGCGGCAACTCCCTGCTGGCGATGGAGATGCTGGCCCGCGCCCGGATCATGTTCGGCCTCGGCATCGGCCTGGTCCGCGAGCTGACCCGGGCCCTGCTGCGCAACCCCACGCTCGGCGCGTTCACCGCGATGGTGCAGGAGGCCCGGTCCGGCATCGCCAACGGGTCCGGCGTCCCCGAGCGGATCGACTTCACCGCCGAGGCCGAACTCGGCGTACCGGTCCGGCGGACCGCCGGCGCCACCCCCGCCTGGGAGCGGCCGCGGGAGATCCTGCTCACCGGCGCGACCGGCTTCTGCGGCGCCCACCTGCTGGAGAACCTGCTGGCCCGGACCGACGCCCGGGTGCACTGCCTGGTCCGCGCTCCCGACCGGGAGCACGGCATGGAACGGCTGCGCGCCGCGCACCAGCGGTACCTGCGCCACGACCTGAGCTCCCAGCGGGTGGTCCCGCTGGTCGGCGACCTGGCCGAGCCGCTGCTCGGACTCGGCCGACCCCGCTTCGAGCAGCTGGCCGACAGCCTGGACGCCATCCACCACCTCGGCGGGCAGGTCAACTTCCTCTACCCGTACCGCCAGTTGAGGGCCGCCAACGTGGCCGGCACCCGCGAGGTGATCCGGTTGGCCGGGCACTCGCGCGGGATACCGGTGCACTACCTCTCCAGCATGGCCGTGATGGCCGGGTTCGGACCGGCCGGGATCGGCGAGATCTCCGAGGAGACCCCGCTCGGCCACCCCGAGCACCTCTCGGTCGGGTACGTGGAGAGCAAGTGGGTGGCCGAGGCCCTGCTGCACAACGCGGCGTCCGCCGGGCTGCCGGTCGCGGTGTACCGGGTCAACGACGTCACCGGCGACCTGGTCACCGGCACCACCAACACCGCCACCGAGCTCTACGCCATCATCAAGTACCTCGCGGACAGCGGGAGTTGCCCGGACGTCCAGCTGCCGCTGGACTTCGTCCCGGCCGACTCCTTCACCCGCGCGCTGGCCCACCTGGCGGTCACCGCGCCCGCCGACGGCCGGGTCTACCACCTCACCAACCCCAGCCCGGCCCTGCTGCCCGCCCTCGCCGACCGGCTCACCGCCCGCGGCCGCCCGGTCCGGCGGATCCCCTACCAGTCCTGGGTGGAACAACTGGTGGCGTACGCGTCCGAGCACCCCGAGCACCCGATCACCCCGTTCGTCCCGCTGTTCGTCGACCGCTCGGCCGGCACCGACCTGTCGATCAGCGAGATGTACTTCCACCCCACCTTCCCGCGGTTCACCCGCATCAACGCCGAACGCGAACTGCGCGGCACCGGCATCGAGTTCCCGCCGGTCGACGACGGCCTGCTGGACTTCTACCTGGACCGGCTGGAGTCCCACGGCCACCTGGAGCAGGCCGCATGA
- a CDS encoding putative bifunctional diguanylate cyclase/phosphodiesterase yields the protein MALLTLVYYLNPEDRIVWWTAMGLSGVAAIIVGARLNSPAHARYWYILAFANLTFTVGEVVQVIQTEYLGQTDFPSLADAFYLTEYVLYAIGLSGFIRWRTAHQDRGSMIDALTLTVSLALLVWLFLIIPYERNPDLTWLQKAVSIAYPLGDVLVLAMLMRLVVPRGGYSRSLQLLTLGTVGLMISDVLYGLIQLHGSWRIGSPVELGWAVYYTAWGASALHPSMVELTRPIPSQPPDISASRLVLLTVASLLAPVLLLIDVARGDPSHAGVIAAFSAVLFMLVMARLAGSVTVHRHAIARERALRVAGASLGGAGTFTEVADVVQNAASALMPPGQQHAALLALCDDDGALWDRRGDRGTLLRLPPVHEMQETRLLPVEDLGGGLEERFAGLPSALVCPLSLEKRALGEPLIGVLIVGGTEHQLTALWGTIDILAAQSALAVERVMLSREVNQRNSELYFRTLVQSASDVILILDADDSIRYASSSAQRVLGHASLDGSRLADLVPPEDSKAVNQALVRMRTREQSDQREHWRLLRADRSAIEAEVRWNDLRDDPTVGGLVLTLRDVTDHRQMERELTHRAFHDSLTGLANRVLFQDRVGHALTRSERRGTVTGVLFIDLDDFKVVNDTQGHAVGDELLVAVSLRISTALRTSDTAARLGGDEFAVLVEDALSPADVGATADAVLGVFDEPFRLSSGAVRVAASVGVATTEDSVDSTELLTHADLALYSAKAAGKRQWCRYRHALQAGLVERHELNESLDTAIAESAFALYYQPIVDLVSGDLVAFEALVRWPHERRGMVLPEEFISLAEESGQIVPLGAWVLEQAAAEAAAWQRLSSGRRTAGGRRPLRVSVNVSARQFRDASFVDQVRQVVDTTGIHPGSLILELTESVLMRRDERVRTDMKTLGDLGVRIAIDDFGTGYSSLSYLREFPISVLKIDKSFIDGLGLSQQQYALVEGITRIADTLGVQVIAEGIENTAQRHLLASMGCPLGQGYLFARPLTVEQARILVQDDAELAGLQIGGR from the coding sequence ATGGCCCTGCTGACCCTCGTCTACTACCTCAATCCGGAAGACCGGATCGTCTGGTGGACGGCCATGGGCCTGAGCGGGGTGGCCGCCATCATCGTGGGCGCACGGCTCAACAGCCCCGCCCACGCCCGCTACTGGTACATCCTGGCGTTCGCGAACCTCACCTTCACCGTGGGTGAGGTGGTCCAGGTCATCCAGACCGAGTACCTCGGACAGACGGACTTCCCGTCCCTGGCCGACGCGTTCTACCTGACCGAGTACGTGCTGTACGCGATCGGTCTCTCGGGCTTCATCCGCTGGCGAACGGCCCACCAGGACCGCGGCAGCATGATCGACGCCCTCACCCTCACCGTGAGCCTGGCCCTGCTGGTCTGGCTGTTCCTGATCATCCCGTACGAGCGGAACCCCGATCTCACCTGGCTGCAGAAGGCCGTCTCGATCGCGTACCCGCTCGGTGACGTGCTGGTGCTGGCCATGCTGATGCGGCTGGTGGTGCCACGCGGCGGGTACAGCCGCTCGCTGCAGCTGCTCACCCTGGGCACGGTCGGCCTGATGATCTCGGACGTCCTGTACGGACTGATCCAGCTGCACGGCAGCTGGCGGATCGGCAGCCCGGTGGAGCTCGGCTGGGCGGTGTACTACACCGCCTGGGGAGCGTCCGCCCTGCACCCCTCGATGGTGGAGCTCACCAGGCCGATCCCCTCCCAGCCGCCCGACATCTCGGCCTCCCGGCTGGTCCTGCTCACCGTCGCCTCGCTGCTCGCCCCGGTTCTGCTGCTGATCGACGTGGCCCGCGGCGACCCCAGCCACGCCGGCGTCATCGCCGCGTTCTCGGCGGTGCTGTTCATGCTGGTGATGGCCCGGCTGGCAGGGTCGGTGACGGTGCACAGGCACGCGATCGCCCGCGAGCGGGCACTGCGGGTGGCCGGTGCGTCACTGGGCGGAGCCGGCACCTTCACCGAGGTCGCCGACGTGGTGCAGAACGCCGCCTCCGCGCTGATGCCGCCGGGCCAGCAGCATGCCGCCCTGCTCGCCCTGTGCGACGACGACGGCGCGCTGTGGGACCGTCGCGGCGACCGGGGGACCCTACTGCGCCTCCCGCCGGTGCACGAGATGCAGGAGACCCGGCTGCTGCCGGTGGAGGACCTCGGCGGCGGGCTGGAGGAGCGGTTCGCCGGTCTGCCCTCCGCGCTGGTCTGCCCGCTCTCGCTGGAGAAGCGTGCCCTCGGCGAGCCGCTGATCGGCGTGCTCATCGTCGGCGGTACCGAGCACCAGCTCACCGCCTTATGGGGCACCATCGACATCCTGGCCGCCCAATCGGCACTGGCCGTCGAGCGCGTGATGCTCAGTCGAGAGGTCAACCAGCGCAACAGCGAGCTGTACTTCCGCACCCTGGTGCAGAGCGCCTCCGACGTCATCCTCATCCTCGACGCCGACGACTCCATCCGGTACGCCAGCTCCTCCGCCCAGCGGGTGCTCGGTCACGCGTCGCTGGACGGCTCCCGGCTCGCCGACCTCGTCCCGCCGGAGGACAGCAAGGCCGTCAACCAGGCCCTGGTCCGGATGCGGACCCGGGAGCAGTCCGACCAGCGCGAGCACTGGCGGCTGCTGCGCGCCGACCGCAGCGCCATCGAGGCCGAGGTGCGCTGGAACGACCTGCGGGACGACCCGACCGTCGGCGGCCTGGTCCTCACCCTGCGGGACGTCACCGACCACCGGCAGATGGAGCGCGAACTCACCCACCGGGCCTTCCACGACTCGCTGACCGGCCTCGCCAACCGGGTGCTGTTCCAGGACCGGGTCGGCCACGCGCTGACCCGCAGCGAGCGCCGCGGCACGGTCACCGGCGTGCTCTTCATCGACCTGGACGACTTCAAGGTGGTCAACGACACCCAGGGCCACGCGGTCGGCGACGAGCTGCTGGTCGCCGTCTCGCTGCGGATCTCCACCGCGCTGCGCACCTCCGACACCGCGGCCCGGCTCGGCGGCGACGAGTTCGCCGTCCTGGTGGAGGACGCGCTCTCCCCGGCCGACGTCGGGGCGACCGCGGACGCGGTGCTCGGCGTGTTCGACGAGCCGTTCCGGCTCAGCTCGGGTGCGGTCCGGGTGGCCGCCAGCGTGGGCGTCGCCACCACCGAGGACAGCGTGGACAGCACCGAGCTGCTCACCCACGCCGACCTGGCGCTGTACTCGGCGAAGGCCGCCGGGAAGCGGCAGTGGTGCCGCTACCGGCACGCGCTGCAGGCCGGCCTGGTCGAGCGGCACGAGCTCAACGAGAGCCTGGACACCGCCATCGCGGAGTCGGCCTTCGCGCTGTACTACCAGCCGATCGTGGACCTGGTCAGCGGCGACCTGGTGGCCTTCGAGGCGCTGGTGCGCTGGCCGCACGAGCGGCGCGGCATGGTGCTGCCGGAGGAGTTCATCTCGCTCGCCGAGGAGAGCGGGCAGATCGTGCCGCTCGGTGCCTGGGTGCTGGAGCAGGCCGCCGCCGAGGCCGCCGCCTGGCAGCGGCTCAGCTCCGGGCGGCGCACCGCGGGCGGCCGCCGGCCGCTGAGGGTGAGCGTCAACGTCTCGGCCCGGCAGTTCCGCGACGCCAGCTTCGTCGACCAGGTCCGGCAGGTGGTGGACACCACCGGCATCCACCCGGGCTCGCTGATCCTGGAGCTCACCGAGAGCGTGCTGATGCGCCGCGACGAGCGGGTGCGCACCGACATGAAGACGCTCGGCGACCTCGGCGTGCGGATCGCCATCGACGACTTCGGCACCGGGTACTCCTCGCTGAGCTACCTGCGGGAGTTCCCGATCTCCGTCCTCAAGATCGACAAGTCCTTCATCGACGGGCTCGGGCTCTCCCAGCAGCAGTACGCCCTGGTGGAGGGCATCACCAGGATCGCGGACACCCTGGGCGTCCAGGTGATCGCGGAGGGCATCGAGAACACCGCGCAGCGGCACCTGCTGGCCTCGATGGGCTGCCCGCTCGGCCAGGGGTACCTGTTCGCCCGGCCGCTGACGGTCGAGCAGGCCAGGATCCTGGTCCAGGACGACGCGGAGCTGGCGGGCCTGCAGATCGGCGGGCGCTGA
- a CDS encoding Mut7-C RNAse domain-containing protein yields the protein MPAPLAHLELPAELRFFLRPRYRHGEVPVALDGTSTLGHLVEAAGVPLTEVGAMSTGRRAVGAAYRPEPGDRVRIEPVARPQPAPPRFLLDVHLGTLARRLRLLGVDAAYRNDLDDEELVRRANAEQRVLLTRDRGLLHRRALRLGAHVRGTDPDEQLADVLDRFAPPLRPWTRCPACNGPLAPVPMAAVAHLLPPGTRRRYRAFVRCRDCGRPYWHGAHHQRLDAIVAAAAAGRPYRTVGPGGPGSVDMTV from the coding sequence GTGCCCGCACCGCTCGCCCACCTGGAACTCCCCGCCGAGCTGAGGTTCTTCCTCCGCCCGCGGTACCGGCACGGCGAGGTGCCGGTCGCGCTGGACGGCACCTCCACCCTCGGTCACCTGGTGGAGGCCGCCGGGGTGCCGCTCACCGAGGTCGGCGCGATGAGCACCGGCCGCCGCGCGGTCGGCGCCGCCTACCGCCCCGAGCCCGGCGACCGGGTCCGGATCGAACCCGTCGCCCGACCCCAGCCCGCCCCGCCCCGCTTCCTGCTGGACGTCCACCTCGGCACCCTCGCCCGCCGGCTGCGCCTGCTCGGGGTGGACGCCGCGTACCGCAACGACCTGGACGACGAGGAACTGGTCCGCCGGGCCAACGCCGAGCAGCGGGTCCTGCTCACCCGTGACCGCGGCCTGCTGCACCGCCGGGCGCTGCGGCTCGGCGCCCACGTCCGCGGCACCGACCCCGACGAGCAGCTCGCCGACGTGCTCGACCGGTTCGCACCGCCGCTCAGGCCGTGGACCCGCTGCCCGGCCTGCAACGGCCCGCTCGCCCCGGTGCCCATGGCCGCGGTCGCGCACCTGCTGCCCCCGGGCACCCGCCGCCGGTACCGCGCCTTCGTCCGCTGCCGGGACTGCGGGCGCCCCTACTGGCACGGCGCCCACCACCAGCGACTGGACGCGATCGTGGCCGCAGCAGCCGCGGGAAGGCCCTACCGGACCGTTGGCCCGGGCGGTCCCGGCAGTGTAGACATGACCGTATGA
- a CDS encoding phospholipase translates to MLRRRLRRPLLALAAVLGTLPLTALAATPAAAEPAPPTPYLDPIEKTLKEVSPGLQGQVWERTAGNRLDADGGWLLQTPGCWGDSACRERPGTARLLDRMTGDIAKATRTVDISTLAPLPEGAFQDAIVAGLKASVAAGNHPTVRILVGAAPLYHLNVVPSSYRDELNRKLGPAAGGVTLHVASMTTSRTAFSWNHSKILVVDGRTAVVGGINDWKNDYLDTTHPVTDVDLALTGPAAGSAGRYLDQLWSWTCSNAWNPVSVWLSSTKGASCPTGLYPPSGTPDASGASGENAPGTVPVIAVGGLGAGIRDADRTSAYRPALPDASQARCGVGLHDNTNADRDYETVNPEENALRALVAGARSHVEISQQDLNATCPPLARYDIRLYDLLAKKLTDGVKLRIVVSDPANRGAVGSGGYSQIKSLNEVSDLLRDKLTALTGDRAKATAAMCSGLQLATYRAAATPTWADGHPYALHHKLVSVDGSAFYIGSKNLYPAWLQDFGYIVESPEAAARLDRDLLTPQWTYSSATATYDWAAGRCG, encoded by the coding sequence GTGCTCCGTCGCCGTCTGCGCCGACCCCTGCTCGCCCTCGCCGCCGTGCTCGGCACCCTGCCGCTCACCGCCCTCGCGGCCACCCCCGCCGCCGCCGAACCGGCCCCGCCCACCCCGTACCTGGACCCGATCGAGAAGACCCTCAAGGAGGTCTCGCCCGGCCTCCAGGGCCAGGTCTGGGAACGCACCGCCGGCAACCGGCTGGACGCCGACGGCGGCTGGCTGCTGCAGACCCCCGGCTGCTGGGGTGACAGCGCCTGCCGCGAGCGGCCCGGCACCGCCCGGCTGCTGGACCGGATGACCGGCGACATCGCCAAGGCCACCCGGACCGTGGACATCTCCACCCTCGCCCCGCTGCCCGAGGGCGCCTTCCAGGACGCGATCGTGGCCGGCCTCAAGGCCTCCGTCGCCGCCGGCAACCACCCCACCGTGCGGATCCTGGTCGGCGCCGCGCCGCTCTACCACCTGAACGTGGTCCCCTCCTCGTACCGCGACGAGCTCAACCGCAAGCTCGGCCCCGCCGCCGGCGGCGTCACCCTGCACGTCGCCTCGATGACCACCTCGCGGACCGCCTTCTCCTGGAACCACTCCAAGATCCTCGTGGTGGACGGCCGGACCGCGGTGGTCGGCGGCATCAACGACTGGAAGAACGACTACCTCGACACCACCCACCCGGTCACCGACGTCGACCTCGCCCTGACCGGCCCCGCCGCGGGCTCGGCCGGCCGCTACCTCGACCAGCTCTGGTCCTGGACCTGCTCCAACGCCTGGAACCCGGTCAGCGTCTGGCTCTCCTCCACCAAGGGCGCCTCCTGCCCGACCGGCCTCTACCCGCCGTCCGGCACCCCGGACGCGTCCGGTGCGTCCGGGGAGAACGCCCCCGGCACCGTCCCGGTGATCGCCGTCGGCGGCCTCGGCGCCGGCATCCGCGACGCGGACCGCACCTCCGCCTACCGCCCGGCCCTGCCGGACGCCTCCCAGGCCCGCTGCGGTGTCGGCCTGCACGACAACACCAACGCCGACCGCGACTACGAGACGGTCAACCCCGAGGAGAACGCCCTGCGCGCCCTCGTCGCCGGCGCCCGCAGCCACGTCGAGATCTCCCAGCAGGACCTCAACGCCACCTGCCCGCCGCTGGCCCGCTACGACATCCGCCTCTACGACCTGCTCGCCAAGAAGCTCACCGACGGCGTCAAGCTGCGCATCGTGGTCAGCGACCCGGCCAACCGGGGCGCGGTCGGCAGCGGCGGCTACTCGCAGATCAAGTCCCTGAACGAGGTCAGCGACCTGCTGCGGGACAAGCTCACCGCCCTCACCGGCGACCGCGCCAAGGCCACCGCCGCGATGTGCTCGGGCCTCCAGCTCGCCACCTACCGCGCCGCCGCCACCCCCACCTGGGCCGACGGCCACCCGTACGCCCTGCACCACAAGCTGGTCTCGGTGGACGGCTCGGCCTTCTACATCGGCTCCAAGAACCTCTACCCGGCCTGGCTGCAGGACTTCGGCTACATCGTGGAGAGCCCCGAGGCGGCCGCCCGGCTCGACCGCGACCTGCTCACCCCGCAGTGGACGTACTCCAGCGCCACCGCCACCTACGACTGGGCGGCCGGCCGTTGCGGCTGA